A region from the Rosa rugosa chromosome 6, drRosRugo1.1, whole genome shotgun sequence genome encodes:
- the LOC133717091 gene encoding golgin candidate 4 isoform X2 — protein sequence MMWGTIANLKENLNKIAQDVHDDSDEEEFEIYASTNGGGGQGSSISDRRNSHSFAHSKSPSSRSPVSNGVGGSGVSPEIEQYRAEIKRLQESEAEIKALSKNYAALLKEKEDQISRLNKENGSLKQNLDTTTASLNASRIENYKAAANGTNLHKGSSNQSPNRQQRSTGQAKTSYSGHQKQNGIVYTQDGNGISNGIAHLSDMQGNERELADLLGLEMKQLRMELEKEHNQLENVQQKLQEEQKLNGTIQEELKFMKLDREKTSIEISKIHNELNDKTSEISRFQMELNRREDVNAENFKRLIATLEKENNSLKMEKNELEAALRTSRTSTDKKPLDASESFPGKEEMELSLRKFDSDLKVARQERDKALQELKRLKQHLLEKESEESEKMDEDSKIIEELRQANEHLRAQILHLEKALKKAIASQEDVKMINNNELQKSKELIDDLNKRLASCMSTIDAKNVELLNLQTALGQYYAEIEAKEHLEGDLARAREESARLSRLLKDADHQAEVSKAEKEEIVSKLSQAEKIVLDWKSRVNKLEEDNAKLRRAVEQSMTRLNRMSIDSDFLVDRRIVIKLLVTYFQRNHSKEVLDLMTRMLGFTDEDKQRIGIAQGGKGVVRGVLGLPGRLVGGILGGSSAGGSANAASENHSFADLWVDFLLKETEERGRRESADDSGRSQEDTYKRNPLEPDQKPSTTGSTADFSRTNLSPIQNSNLPPFQNNFRQPEHFDSEFSTVPLTSSENNPYASRQLPRY from the exons ATGATGTGGGGGACGATTGCCAACCTCAAAGAGAATCTCAACAAGATCGCGCAGGACGTGCACGACGACAGCGACGAAGAGGAGTTTGAGATCTACGCCTCAACCAATGGAGGAGGCGGCCAAGGTTCGTCCATTTCTGATCGGAGAAACTCCCACAGCTTCGCGCATTCCAAGTCGCCGTCGTCGCGCTCGCCGGTGTCGAATGGCGTCGGTGGCTCCGGTGTTAGTCCTGAG ATTGAACAATACCGAGCTGAGATTAAGAGACTTCAGGAATCTGAGGCAGAAATTAAAGCATTATCAAAAAACTATGCAGCTTTGTTAAAGGAAAAGGAG GATCAAATTTCTAgattgaataaagaaaatggcTCATTGAAACAAAATCTGGACACAACTACTGCATCTCTAAATGCCTCTAGAATTGAAAATTACAAAGCGGCAGCAAATGGGACCAACTTGCACAAG GGAAGTAGTAATCAGTCACCCAACCGACAGCAAAGATCGACAGGTCAAGCAAAAACCAGCTATTCTGGACACCAGAAACAGAATGGTATTGTCTATACACAGGATGGGAATGGGATAAGCAATGGGATTGCGCATCTTTCAGACATGCAGGGGAATGAAAGG GAGCTTGCAGATTTACTAGGACTTGAGATGAAGCAATTGCGGATGGAACTAGAAAAAGAACACAACCAGTTGGAAAATGTACAGCAAAAATTACAAG AGGAGCAGAAATTGAATGGGACCATCCAGGAAGAGCTCAAATTTATGAAGTTGGATAGAGAAAAA aCCTCCATTGAGATTAGCAAAATACACAATGAATTGAATGACAAAACTTCTGAGATAAGTCGATTCCAAATGGAATTGAATAGGCGGGAGGATGTAAATGCAGAGAACTTTAAAAGATTGATCGCAACCCTGGAGAAGGAAAACAATAGTCTTAAG ATGGAGAAGAATGAACTTGAGGCAGCTTTGAGAACGAGCAGGACCTCAACTGATAAAAAACCCTTAGATGCATCAGAAAGTTTTCCTGGGAAGGAAGAAATGGAGCTATCTTTGCGAAAATTTGATAGTGATTTGAAGGTAGCACGCCAGGAAAGGGACAAAGCCTTGCAAGAATTGAAACGCCTCAAACAGCATTTATTAGAAAAG GAATCTGAGGAATCAGAGAAAATGGATGAAGACAGCAAAATCATTGAAGAACTTCGACAAGCTAATGAACATCTAAGAGCTCAAATATTACATTTGGAGAAAGCTCTGAAGAAGGCAATTGCAAGTCAGGAGGATGTCAAGATGATCAACAACAATGAACTTCAGAAATCAAAGGAACTTATTGATGATCTGAATAAAAGACTTGCAAGTTGTATGAGCACAATAGATGCCAAAAATGTTGAACTGTTGAATCTTCAAACTGCTCTTGGTCAATACTATGCAGAAATTGAAGCGAAG GAACATTTGGAAGGAGATTTGGCTAGGGCAAGAGAGGAATCAGCTAGGCTTTCTCGTCTCTTGAAA GATGCAGATCATCAGGCCGAGGTATCAAAGGCCGAAAAGGAAGAAATTGTGTCCAAGCTTTCACAAGCTGAAAAGATAGTACTGGATTGGAAAAGCAGAGTGAATAAACTTGAGGAAGATAATGCAAAACTACGGCGAGCTGTTGAGCAGAGTATGACCAGGCTTAATAGAATGTCAATAGATTCAGACTTTCTTGTTGACAG GCGCATTGTGATCAAGTTACTGGTAACATACTTTCAGAGAAACCACAGTAAAGAG GTTTTGGATCTTATGACTCGTATGCTGGGATTCACTGATGAAGACAAGCAGAGAATAGGCATTGCTCAAGGTGGCAAAGGTGTTGTTCGTGGTGTTTTAGGCCTGCCTGGCCGCCTTGTTGGCGGCATTTTGGGAGGCAGTTCAGCTGGAGGATCTGCAAATGCGGCATCTGAGAACCAT TCCTTCGCAGATTTGTGGGTTGATTTTCTTCTCAAAGAAACTGAAGAAAGAGGGAGAAGGGAGTCTGCAGATGATTCGGGCCGGTCTCAGGAAGATACATATAAAAGAAATCCATTGGAACCTGACCAAAAGCCATCCACCACTGGTTCTACAGCTGACTTCTCGAGGACAAATTTATCTCCAATCCAGAACTCAAATCTTCCACCTTTCCAGAATAATTTTCGGCAGCCAGAacattttgattctgaattttccACTGTTCCTCTCACATCGTCCGAGAACAATCCTTATGCCTCAAGACAGCTTCCAAGATACTAA
- the LOC133717092 gene encoding reticulon-like protein B5 — protein sequence MAEHSESADAKVEQTMMEKISEKIHDHHDSSSSSSSDSDTEKPAPATEESAAKEKVFRLFGRERPVHHVFGGGKPADVFLWRNKKISAGVLGGATAVYVLFELLQYHLLTLVCHILVGTLAILFLWSNAHTIIHKTPPRIPEVCLPEEPFLQVASELRHQINWTFAQLHNIASGRELKKFLIVIAGLWVLSIVGSWCNFLTLFYITFVLLHTVPVLYEKYEHKVDPLAEKATVEIKKQYGVFDAKVLTKVRETVLKNKRS from the exons ATGGCCGAGCACAGTGAGAGCGCCGATGCTAAGGTGGAGCAGACGATGATGGAGAAGATCAGCGAGAAGATCCACGATCATCACGACTcttcgtcgtcgtcgtcttcgGATTCCGACACCGAGAAGCCGGCGCCGGCCACGGAGGAGTCGGCGGCCAAGGAGAAGGTGTTCCGTCTCTTCGGAAGGGAGCGTCCTGTTCATCATGTCTTTGGCGGTGGAAAGC CTGCTGATGTGTTCTTGTGGAGGAACAAGAAAATTTCGGCTGGGGTTCTTGGAGGAGCTACTGCTGTTTATGTCCTTTTTGAGTTGCTTCAATACCACTTGCTTACACTTGTCTGCCACATTCTGGTTGGTACCCTAGCAATCTTGTTTCTGTGGTCCAATGCCCATACTATTATCCACAA GACTCCACCACGTATCCCAGAGGTTTGTCTTCCTGAGGAGCCATTCCTGCAGGTTGCTTCTGAGCTGAGACATCAAATCAACTGGACTTTTGCACAACTTCATAACATTGCATCTGGAAGGGAGTTGAAGAAATTCCTCATT GTTATTGCTGGCTTGTGGGTTCTTTCCATTgttgggagttggtgcaattTCTTGACCTTGTTTTACATAA CTTTTGTTTTGCTGCACACCGTGCCTGTTCTGTATGAGAAGTATGAACACAAGGTTGACCCACTTGCAGAGAAGGCAACAGTTGAGATCAAAAAGCAGTATGGAGTGTTTGATGCCAAGGTTTTGACAAAGGTTCGCGAAACTGTGCTGAAAAACAAGAGATCTTAG
- the LOC133717091 gene encoding golgin candidate 4 isoform X1: MMWGTIANLKENLNKIAQDVHDDSDEEEFEIYASTNGGGGQGSSISDRRNSHSFAHSKSPSSRSPVSNGVGGSGVSPEIEQYRAEIKRLQESEAEIKALSKNYAALLKEKEDQISRLNKENGSLKQNLDTTTASLNASRIENYKAAANGTNLHKVGSSNQSPNRQQRSTGQAKTSYSGHQKQNGIVYTQDGNGISNGIAHLSDMQGNERELADLLGLEMKQLRMELEKEHNQLENVQQKLQEEQKLNGTIQEELKFMKLDREKTSIEISKIHNELNDKTSEISRFQMELNRREDVNAENFKRLIATLEKENNSLKMEKNELEAALRTSRTSTDKKPLDASESFPGKEEMELSLRKFDSDLKVARQERDKALQELKRLKQHLLEKESEESEKMDEDSKIIEELRQANEHLRAQILHLEKALKKAIASQEDVKMINNNELQKSKELIDDLNKRLASCMSTIDAKNVELLNLQTALGQYYAEIEAKEHLEGDLARAREESARLSRLLKDADHQAEVSKAEKEEIVSKLSQAEKIVLDWKSRVNKLEEDNAKLRRAVEQSMTRLNRMSIDSDFLVDRRIVIKLLVTYFQRNHSKEVLDLMTRMLGFTDEDKQRIGIAQGGKGVVRGVLGLPGRLVGGILGGSSAGGSANAASENHSFADLWVDFLLKETEERGRRESADDSGRSQEDTYKRNPLEPDQKPSTTGSTADFSRTNLSPIQNSNLPPFQNNFRQPEHFDSEFSTVPLTSSENNPYASRQLPRY, encoded by the exons ATGATGTGGGGGACGATTGCCAACCTCAAAGAGAATCTCAACAAGATCGCGCAGGACGTGCACGACGACAGCGACGAAGAGGAGTTTGAGATCTACGCCTCAACCAATGGAGGAGGCGGCCAAGGTTCGTCCATTTCTGATCGGAGAAACTCCCACAGCTTCGCGCATTCCAAGTCGCCGTCGTCGCGCTCGCCGGTGTCGAATGGCGTCGGTGGCTCCGGTGTTAGTCCTGAG ATTGAACAATACCGAGCTGAGATTAAGAGACTTCAGGAATCTGAGGCAGAAATTAAAGCATTATCAAAAAACTATGCAGCTTTGTTAAAGGAAAAGGAG GATCAAATTTCTAgattgaataaagaaaatggcTCATTGAAACAAAATCTGGACACAACTACTGCATCTCTAAATGCCTCTAGAATTGAAAATTACAAAGCGGCAGCAAATGGGACCAACTTGCACAAGGTA GGAAGTAGTAATCAGTCACCCAACCGACAGCAAAGATCGACAGGTCAAGCAAAAACCAGCTATTCTGGACACCAGAAACAGAATGGTATTGTCTATACACAGGATGGGAATGGGATAAGCAATGGGATTGCGCATCTTTCAGACATGCAGGGGAATGAAAGG GAGCTTGCAGATTTACTAGGACTTGAGATGAAGCAATTGCGGATGGAACTAGAAAAAGAACACAACCAGTTGGAAAATGTACAGCAAAAATTACAAG AGGAGCAGAAATTGAATGGGACCATCCAGGAAGAGCTCAAATTTATGAAGTTGGATAGAGAAAAA aCCTCCATTGAGATTAGCAAAATACACAATGAATTGAATGACAAAACTTCTGAGATAAGTCGATTCCAAATGGAATTGAATAGGCGGGAGGATGTAAATGCAGAGAACTTTAAAAGATTGATCGCAACCCTGGAGAAGGAAAACAATAGTCTTAAG ATGGAGAAGAATGAACTTGAGGCAGCTTTGAGAACGAGCAGGACCTCAACTGATAAAAAACCCTTAGATGCATCAGAAAGTTTTCCTGGGAAGGAAGAAATGGAGCTATCTTTGCGAAAATTTGATAGTGATTTGAAGGTAGCACGCCAGGAAAGGGACAAAGCCTTGCAAGAATTGAAACGCCTCAAACAGCATTTATTAGAAAAG GAATCTGAGGAATCAGAGAAAATGGATGAAGACAGCAAAATCATTGAAGAACTTCGACAAGCTAATGAACATCTAAGAGCTCAAATATTACATTTGGAGAAAGCTCTGAAGAAGGCAATTGCAAGTCAGGAGGATGTCAAGATGATCAACAACAATGAACTTCAGAAATCAAAGGAACTTATTGATGATCTGAATAAAAGACTTGCAAGTTGTATGAGCACAATAGATGCCAAAAATGTTGAACTGTTGAATCTTCAAACTGCTCTTGGTCAATACTATGCAGAAATTGAAGCGAAG GAACATTTGGAAGGAGATTTGGCTAGGGCAAGAGAGGAATCAGCTAGGCTTTCTCGTCTCTTGAAA GATGCAGATCATCAGGCCGAGGTATCAAAGGCCGAAAAGGAAGAAATTGTGTCCAAGCTTTCACAAGCTGAAAAGATAGTACTGGATTGGAAAAGCAGAGTGAATAAACTTGAGGAAGATAATGCAAAACTACGGCGAGCTGTTGAGCAGAGTATGACCAGGCTTAATAGAATGTCAATAGATTCAGACTTTCTTGTTGACAG GCGCATTGTGATCAAGTTACTGGTAACATACTTTCAGAGAAACCACAGTAAAGAG GTTTTGGATCTTATGACTCGTATGCTGGGATTCACTGATGAAGACAAGCAGAGAATAGGCATTGCTCAAGGTGGCAAAGGTGTTGTTCGTGGTGTTTTAGGCCTGCCTGGCCGCCTTGTTGGCGGCATTTTGGGAGGCAGTTCAGCTGGAGGATCTGCAAATGCGGCATCTGAGAACCAT TCCTTCGCAGATTTGTGGGTTGATTTTCTTCTCAAAGAAACTGAAGAAAGAGGGAGAAGGGAGTCTGCAGATGATTCGGGCCGGTCTCAGGAAGATACATATAAAAGAAATCCATTGGAACCTGACCAAAAGCCATCCACCACTGGTTCTACAGCTGACTTCTCGAGGACAAATTTATCTCCAATCCAGAACTCAAATCTTCCACCTTTCCAGAATAATTTTCGGCAGCCAGAacattttgattctgaattttccACTGTTCCTCTCACATCGTCCGAGAACAATCCTTATGCCTCAAGACAGCTTCCAAGATACTAA